The proteins below come from a single Deltaproteobacteria bacterium genomic window:
- a CDS encoding sel1 repeat family protein: MKNFILWTSTLFLFACASTPLPQAPSIQYYLSSSQPACEGLKDCQSRCDQEQQGRACLEWALYALSATTSSGDVDQALSQESTNQPFVYAAGLLKTACQNQDALSCLDLGNLHLQGLGVPLDQASALKYLDIACTDGVADSCTRLGMLYQEGVAVAPDAERATKLFKTGCTAGHEAACSLLKELN; this comes from the coding sequence ATGAAAAACTTTATTCTCTGGACGTCAACGCTGTTTCTCTTCGCCTGCGCATCTACCCCTTTACCGCAAGCACCGTCCATTCAGTACTACTTAAGCTCCTCACAACCTGCGTGCGAGGGCCTCAAGGATTGTCAATCAAGGTGCGACCAAGAACAACAAGGGCGTGCCTGCCTTGAATGGGCGCTCTACGCACTCAGCGCCACGACCAGCTCCGGCGATGTCGACCAAGCCCTCTCACAAGAAAGCACGAACCAACCATTTGTATACGCGGCGGGGCTTCTTAAAACGGCTTGCCAAAACCAGGACGCATTAAGCTGCCTTGATCTTGGAAACTTACACCTTCAAGGGCTGGGCGTACCTTTAGACCAAGCCAGTGCCTTAAAATACTTAGACATTGCCTGCACGGACGGCGTGGCTGATAGCTGCACACGGCTTGGGATGCTTTACCAGGAAGGCGTCGCCGTTGCCCCAGATGCCGAGCGGGCTACCAAACTCTTTAAGACGGGTTGTACCGCAGGTCACGAAGCCGCCTGTTCGCTGCTTAAAGAACTTAACTAG